A stretch of Sulfurimonas autotrophica DSM 16294 DNA encodes these proteins:
- a CDS encoding endonuclease/exonuclease/phosphatase family protein: MFIPKQIPKKLTHQADSLPCKFSLLVWNVHKENQTKAFEKSFSALMQTNPSDILLLQEVKYPKKSTFSFNKYSFALGANIETKQNIFGVLTAAKCSFHNITISLSTKKELWFSSHKSFLISQHKVCNAKTLYLANIHAVNFVSHKAFTHELQKIKNSLQELEGPLIIGGDFNNWSKKRLKILENFQKELGLCKLAVEESHHVKQIFSQTIDHIYYRGIKPLKAMAVDTKKISDHNPIYALFELEQ, translated from the coding sequence ATGTTCATCCCCAAGCAAATACCCAAAAAACTGACACATCAAGCCGACTCTTTACCATGTAAATTTTCTCTTTTGGTCTGGAATGTACACAAAGAAAACCAAACAAAAGCTTTTGAAAAAAGTTTTTCTGCTCTTATGCAGACAAATCCAAGTGATATACTGTTACTACAAGAGGTTAAGTACCCAAAAAAGAGCACTTTTTCCTTTAATAAATACTCTTTCGCTCTTGGAGCAAATATTGAGACAAAGCAAAATATCTTCGGTGTTTTAACTGCTGCAAAATGTTCATTTCATAATATCACGATATCACTTTCGACAAAAAAAGAGCTTTGGTTTAGCAGCCATAAAAGCTTCTTAATCTCTCAGCATAAAGTATGCAACGCCAAAACCCTTTATCTTGCCAATATTCATGCCGTTAATTTTGTTTCGCACAAAGCTTTCACCCATGAACTCCAAAAAATAAAAAATTCTCTCCAAGAACTTGAAGGTCCTTTAATAATCGGCGGAGATTTTAACAACTGGAGCAAAAAACGTCTTAAAATTTTAGAAAATTTTCAAAAAGAGCTGGGGCTTTGTAAACTTGCCGTAGAAGAATCACACCATGTCAAACAAATTTTTTCACAGACGATTGATCATATCTACTATCGCGGCATCAAACCCTTAAAAGCAATGGCAGTCGATACAAAAAAAATTTCAGATCATAATCCGATTTATGCACTTTTTGAACTTGAACAATAA
- the cls gene encoding cardiolipin synthase, with protein sequence MLFTIVLFVYILGLLSALNAIMTARTSQGATAWVISLVTLPYIAVPLYWFFGRSKFNGYTAARKKAEKLVTDRLQNIVTQTKNYIPQESALGIFERTSQQLAKMPYLQANELDLLIDGEKTFQSILAGINEAEKYILLEFYIIRDDNLGYQIQRTLIKKANEGVKIYFLYDEIGSYELSQNYLDEMRQAGIQVYNFHTQKGIKNRFQINFRNHRKIVVVDGKSAWIGGHNIGDEYLSKNKKFGHWRDTHIKITGPSVIAVQTIFIEDWYWAAEYLIDCLKWNPVSSKKENKKVLIVPSSPADILETASLMFMQAINSATKRIWISSSYFVPDSAIIKALQLAGLRGIDVRILIPKRADHILVYLAAFSYFKTVSATGVKFFRYNNGFLHQKVMLIDDSHTAVSTANLDNRSFRLNFEITALVTDNSFAQEIKEMFENDFRHSYEIKIAELEKQAFLFKLATRLARLTSPVL encoded by the coding sequence ATGCTTTTTACCATAGTACTGTTTGTTTATATACTCGGCTTATTATCCGCTCTTAATGCAATAATGACCGCAAGAACTTCGCAAGGTGCTACAGCATGGGTGATTTCACTTGTGACTTTACCCTATATCGCCGTTCCTCTTTACTGGTTTTTCGGCAGGAGCAAGTTTAACGGCTACACAGCAGCACGCAAAAAGGCTGAAAAACTTGTAACTGACAGACTCCAAAATATTGTCACACAGACAAAAAATTATATACCGCAGGAATCAGCTCTGGGAATTTTTGAAAGAACTTCCCAACAATTAGCCAAAATGCCTTATCTTCAGGCAAATGAACTCGATTTATTAATTGACGGTGAAAAAACATTTCAAAGTATTTTAGCCGGTATTAATGAAGCAGAAAAATATATACTCTTGGAATTCTACATCATCCGTGACGACAACCTCGGTTATCAGATACAACGTACCCTGATAAAAAAAGCAAACGAGGGCGTGAAAATATACTTCTTATATGATGAAATAGGAAGCTATGAACTTTCTCAAAACTACCTTGATGAAATGCGACAAGCAGGCATACAGGTTTATAATTTTCACACGCAAAAAGGTATTAAAAACAGATTTCAAATCAATTTTAGAAATCATCGTAAAATAGTTGTAGTTGATGGAAAATCAGCCTGGATCGGTGGACATAACATCGGCGATGAGTACCTCTCAAAAAATAAAAAATTCGGACATTGGAGAGATACGCATATAAAAATCACCGGACCCTCTGTTATAGCAGTGCAAACAATATTTATCGAAGACTGGTACTGGGCTGCCGAGTATCTTATTGATTGTTTAAAATGGAATCCTGTGTCATCCAAGAAAGAAAATAAAAAAGTTTTAATTGTACCTTCTTCTCCTGCAGATATATTAGAAACCGCTTCACTGATGTTTATGCAGGCAATAAACAGTGCAACAAAACGCATTTGGATATCAAGCTCTTACTTTGTTCCAGACAGCGCTATTATTAAAGCATTGCAGCTTGCAGGGCTGAGAGGTATTGATGTACGTATTCTCATACCTAAAAGAGCCGATCATATTCTTGTTTATCTTGCAGCGTTTAGCTATTTTAAAACCGTCAGCGCAACAGGTGTAAAATTTTTTCGCTACAACAACGGTTTTTTACATCAAAAAGTAATGCTTATTGATGATTCTCATACAGCCGTCAGCACCGCAAATCTTGATAATCGTTCTTTTAGACTCAATTTTGAAATTACAGCTTTAGTCACAGACAACTCTTTTGCCCAAGAGATCAAAGAGATGTTTGAAAATGATTTCAGACACTCATATGAAATAAAAATAGCCGAGCTTGAAAAACAAGCTTTCCTTTTTAAGCTTGCCACGCGTCTGGCAAGACTGACCTCACCGGTACTATAG
- a CDS encoding FIST N-terminal domain-containing protein has product MQQYNHNYTDLDDFGKFLKKSAIDVNQKNILIQMFTSHNSKKEIENIASQIISALPSATLIGASAAGEIVNGEMLDESTVVSISVFEKTKISAYYEREDDSYRLGLALSKRVFDKDTKCVITFLDGLEHNGQEYLHGLSSCNFNKVAIAGGMAADMLQFQQTYTVIGDKVFDGGAVCVSLKGDALEVLQDYNLGWRAVGPTFTITKADGARVYEINHRPIKDVYAEVLGEFAVDNMPASTIEFPLIRKEDDMLIARSMLNVFDDGSLLYGGTLEEGEEVYFGIGSRTLVNQYSLKEDMDNNSLQACFIYSCIARKQFLDKELEKIFRLLENAAPTSGFFTFGEFFHNDDKARLFNVTTTILFLREKGTQTVKHGVNEKRKIRNSSKTDSALFNLIEYVTTELKEQEKIFRASKFKLDEFLKALDSVVIISRTDMLGNITYVNERFEEVSGYTKEELIGKSHNIVRDPDVPDEVFTELWKEITKGNIWQGEFSNIAKDGSSYYVKSSIIPIHDENNEIIEYMAIREDVTSLVQSRKKAEEAEAAQAMFLANMSHEIRTPMNGILGFTELLSKTQLDTAQEKYVNVINSSTKTLLDIVNDILDSSKITNNKISLEKIPLNPFVEFATTYELLKSVAEEKALNYTLEIDNAISTCIYSDATRLRQVIINLLSNAIKFTPEYGDVRFCISLLQQKENRQIMHFSIEDSGIGIAKEKLQEIFKPFAQAETSTTRKFGGTGLGLSISADLLQVFGSELHVSSVKNEGSCFFFDLEFDTCNALQDVLVENNVDVVCQEQKDCDKLYLSVLVAEDYHVNRMLIESIFQKYKNITLEFACDGKEAVQKVQQNDYDVIFMDINMPVMNGLEAAEYIRKDLQADVAIVALTANAIKGDKERFIQSGMDDYLSKPIDTTMLEQILCKYAKKGETEKTIDIQKVLQQVNEKIGLNKEVGLKLLRLFLESLQEFVPVLEKAFKEQDNKKIYETAHKLKGAAGALYLEDIYELMQEVEKSALEKDAMRHTDKVQLLYEYMKAFEKGMT; this is encoded by the coding sequence ATGCAGCAATATAATCATAACTATACAGACCTTGATGACTTTGGCAAGTTTTTGAAAAAGTCTGCTATTGACGTGAATCAGAAAAATATTTTGATTCAAATGTTTACTTCTCATAATTCTAAAAAAGAGATAGAAAATATTGCCTCACAAATCATTTCTGCCCTTCCGAGTGCAACACTTATCGGTGCTTCCGCTGCAGGAGAAATCGTAAACGGCGAGATGCTTGATGAAAGTACTGTTGTCAGTATTTCGGTATTTGAAAAAACAAAAATAAGTGCTTATTATGAGAGAGAAGATGATTCTTACAGGTTGGGACTTGCTCTGTCTAAAAGAGTATTTGATAAAGATACAAAGTGTGTTATTACCTTTTTAGACGGTCTCGAGCATAACGGGCAGGAGTATTTACACGGGCTCTCTTCTTGTAACTTTAACAAGGTAGCCATTGCAGGCGGTATGGCTGCGGATATGCTGCAGTTTCAACAAACCTATACCGTTATCGGCGATAAGGTTTTTGACGGCGGTGCTGTGTGTGTTAGTTTAAAAGGGGATGCGTTAGAAGTTCTTCAAGATTATAATTTAGGCTGGAGAGCGGTCGGTCCGACATTTACGATTACAAAAGCAGATGGGGCAAGAGTTTATGAGATTAATCATCGTCCTATAAAAGATGTGTATGCAGAAGTACTCGGCGAATTTGCGGTTGACAATATGCCTGCTTCTACCATTGAATTCCCGCTTATTCGTAAAGAAGACGATATGCTTATAGCAAGGTCTATGTTGAATGTATTTGATGATGGGAGCCTGTTATACGGCGGTACTTTAGAAGAGGGGGAAGAGGTTTATTTCGGTATAGGCAGTAGAACGCTTGTCAATCAGTACAGCCTTAAAGAAGATATGGATAATAACTCTTTGCAGGCATGTTTTATCTACTCTTGTATAGCAAGAAAACAATTTTTAGACAAAGAACTTGAAAAAATATTTCGGCTACTTGAAAATGCGGCACCGACAAGCGGTTTTTTTACCTTTGGAGAATTTTTTCACAATGATGACAAGGCAAGACTTTTTAATGTGACGACCACTATACTTTTTTTACGTGAAAAAGGAACGCAAACGGTTAAGCATGGCGTCAATGAGAAGAGAAAAATTAGAAACAGTTCAAAAACCGACAGCGCACTTTTTAATCTGATAGAGTATGTAACAACGGAATTAAAAGAGCAGGAAAAAATCTTTAGAGCTTCAAAATTTAAGCTTGATGAGTTCTTAAAAGCACTTGACAGCGTAGTTATTATTTCAAGAACCGATATGCTGGGAAATATAACTTACGTGAATGAGCGTTTTGAGGAGGTAAGCGGCTATACAAAAGAGGAACTTATCGGTAAATCGCATAATATCGTGCGTGACCCTGATGTGCCTGATGAGGTTTTTACGGAGTTATGGAAAGAAATAACCAAAGGAAATATTTGGCAGGGAGAATTTTCAAATATAGCAAAAGACGGAAGCAGTTACTATGTAAAAAGCTCTATCATTCCAATCCATGATGAAAATAATGAGATTATAGAGTATATGGCGATTCGTGAAGATGTGACCTCATTGGTGCAAAGCCGTAAAAAAGCTGAAGAGGCTGAAGCCGCACAGGCAATGTTTTTGGCAAATATGAGCCACGAAATAAGAACACCGATGAACGGTATATTGGGCTTTACAGAGTTGCTTAGTAAAACTCAACTTGATACTGCACAGGAAAAATATGTTAACGTCATCAACTCTTCGACAAAAACGCTTTTAGACATCGTAAATGATATTCTAGACTCTTCGAAAATAACCAATAATAAAATCTCTCTTGAAAAGATTCCGTTGAACCCTTTTGTGGAATTTGCGACAACATATGAATTGCTAAAATCAGTGGCAGAGGAAAAAGCACTTAACTATACGCTTGAAATTGATAATGCTATATCTACATGTATATACAGTGACGCTACCCGTCTTCGTCAGGTTATAATTAATTTACTCTCCAACGCAATTAAATTTACACCGGAGTATGGAGATGTAAGATTTTGTATATCTTTGCTGCAGCAAAAAGAGAATCGTCAAATTATGCATTTTAGTATAGAGGACAGCGGCATCGGCATCGCAAAAGAAAAATTACAAGAGATTTTTAAACCTTTTGCTCAGGCAGAAACTTCTACTACAAGAAAGTTCGGAGGCACCGGATTGGGACTAAGTATAAGTGCCGATCTGCTTCAGGTTTTTGGGAGTGAATTACATGTAAGTTCTGTAAAAAATGAGGGCAGCTGTTTCTTTTTTGATTTGGAGTTTGATACATGTAATGCACTGCAGGATGTTTTAGTGGAAAATAATGTTGATGTTGTGTGTCAAGAACAAAAAGATTGTGATAAACTTTATTTGAGTGTACTTGTGGCGGAAGATTATCATGTCAACAGAATGCTTATAGAGTCGATTTTTCAAAAATATAAAAATATTACGCTTGAATTTGCATGTGATGGGAAAGAAGCCGTGCAAAAAGTGCAACAAAATGATTATGACGTGATTTTTATGGATATCAATATGCCTGTAATGAACGGTTTGGAAGCCGCTGAGTATATTAGAAAAGATTTACAAGCAGATGTTGCAATTGTCGCGTTGACGGCAAATGCGATTAAAGGGGATAAAGAACGATTTATACAAAGCGGTATGGATGATTATTTAAGCAAGCCGATTGATACGACAATGCTGGAGCAAATTTTATGTAAATATGCAAAGAAAGGAGAAACTGAAAAAACTATAGATATACAAAAAGTTTTACAGCAGGTAAATGAAAAAATAGGGCTCAATAAAGAAGTGGGTCTTAAACTTTTAAGATTATTTCTAGAGAGTTTGCAAGAATTTGTGCCTGTTCTTGAAAAAGCTTTTAAAGAACAAGATAATAAGAAAATCTATGAGACTGCACATAAGTTAAAAGGTGCTGCAGGAGCACTGTACCTTGAAGATATTTATGAACTTATGCAAGAAGTAGAAAAAAGTGCACTTGAAAAGGACGCTATGCGTCATACGGATAAAGTGCAATTACTTTATGAATATATGAAGGCATTTGAAAAGGGAATGACTTAA
- the mqnP gene encoding menaquinone biosynthesis prenyltransferase MqnP encodes MQRIIQKAKDFNELVMFEHSIFSLPFIFIAMIVAADGWFGLWLLIMGVLAAVSARNFAMGVNRYADIDIDAKNPRTTNRPNVDGRLDKVSIFIFIVVNAAIFVAVAYMINSLAFALSIPILVVLASYSYIKRFSSLAHVVLGVALGLAPIAGVVAVSASIPLWSVLLSLGVIFWVAGFDLLYSLQDMDFDKDNDLYSIPSRYGADATLFISALFHALAVLFWLLFVWAADLGLFAYIAAIGSGFVLYYEQMLVRKDFTKIDRAFFTVNGYLGIAFFVLIIIDRTVS; translated from the coding sequence TTGCAAAGAATAATACAAAAAGCAAAAGATTTTAATGAACTTGTGATGTTTGAACATTCCATCTTTTCCCTTCCGTTTATATTTATAGCGATGATAGTAGCGGCTGACGGCTGGTTCGGGCTATGGCTTTTGATTATGGGAGTTTTGGCTGCAGTCAGTGCAAGAAATTTTGCAATGGGTGTGAACCGCTATGCCGATATTGATATAGATGCGAAAAACCCCAGAACGACAAACCGCCCAAATGTTGACGGCAGACTTGACAAAGTGAGTATATTTATTTTTATTGTTGTCAATGCTGCTATTTTCGTAGCAGTGGCATATATGATAAACTCATTGGCCTTTGCTTTAAGTATTCCTATTTTAGTTGTTTTGGCTTCTTACTCTTACATTAAACGTTTTTCCTCTTTGGCGCATGTTGTTTTAGGCGTTGCTTTGGGTCTTGCACCTATTGCCGGTGTGGTTGCCGTGAGTGCTTCTATTCCTTTATGGTCGGTACTCCTTTCGTTAGGTGTTATTTTTTGGGTTGCCGGATTTGATTTGCTCTATTCGCTGCAAGATATGGATTTTGACAAAGACAATGACCTCTATTCTATTCCATCGCGATACGGAGCGGATGCCACACTTTTTATCTCTGCACTTTTTCATGCACTTGCAGTTCTTTTTTGGCTGCTTTTTGTATGGGCTGCAGATCTTGGCCTGTTTGCCTATATCGCAGCTATTGGCAGTGGTTTTGTACTGTACTATGAGCAGATGCTCGTAAGAAAAGATTTTACAAAGATTGACCGTGCTTTTTTTACAGTTAACGGCTATTTGGGCATTGCCTTTTTTGTTTTAATAATTATAGACAGGACAGTATCATGA
- a CDS encoding FtsW/RodA/SpoVE family cell cycle protein yields MSADRKLFTLVSLLIGISIVLSYTLTPYTTLLFGVNEFHFAIRQTIFGLMSIVLIFILSQLDPDKWLKPIGFTLFFGSLILMIAMPFLPESVVSEVGGAKRWIKIAGFSLAPVEFFKVGFVYFLAWSFSRKLGHHDGIGLSGEFKRFMPYAIIFLGAMFIIAFLQKDLGQVVVLGATLLFMLIFAGSSFRFFLSILAVIFGAIIVFILTAHHRILRIKSWWALAQNSVLELLPDAIADKLRVPVEVEPYQIGHSLNAIHNGGLFGTGLANGTFKLGFLSEVHTDFVLAGLAEEFGFLGVLSVVVIFMWMIQRIFKIANRTKDTSIYLFSIGIGLILSFSFLVNAYGISGITPIKGISVPFLSYGGSAMLGAAFGVGMVLMASKKAKMD; encoded by the coding sequence GTGAGTGCAGATAGAAAACTTTTTACCCTTGTATCACTTTTAATCGGCATCAGTATAGTGCTCTCTTACACACTCACACCCTATACAACACTGCTTTTTGGCGTGAATGAGTTCCATTTTGCAATAAGGCAGACAATTTTTGGACTGATGAGCATAGTTCTTATTTTTATACTCTCACAACTTGATCCGGACAAATGGCTCAAGCCTATAGGATTTACACTTTTTTTTGGCTCTTTGATTTTAATGATAGCGATGCCCTTTTTACCTGAGAGTGTTGTTTCTGAAGTCGGCGGGGCAAAAAGGTGGATTAAAATAGCAGGTTTTTCACTCGCACCGGTGGAGTTTTTTAAAGTTGGTTTTGTTTACTTTTTGGCCTGGAGCTTTTCACGTAAACTTGGGCACCATGACGGTATTGGACTCTCTGGAGAATTTAAAAGGTTTATGCCATATGCTATCATTTTTTTAGGGGCAATGTTTATCATAGCTTTTTTACAAAAAGATTTGGGTCAGGTTGTTGTTTTGGGTGCTACATTACTTTTTATGCTGATTTTTGCAGGAAGCAGCTTCCGATTTTTCTTATCTATTCTGGCCGTTATTTTCGGAGCAATTATTGTATTTATTTTAACAGCACACCATAGAATACTTAGAATCAAATCATGGTGGGCACTGGCACAAAACTCTGTACTCGAACTTTTACCCGATGCTATTGCAGATAAACTCCGAGTGCCTGTTGAAGTAGAACCTTACCAGATAGGCCACTCTTTGAATGCTATACATAACGGCGGTCTCTTTGGCACAGGGCTTGCAAACGGTACATTCAAGCTTGGTTTTTTAAGTGAGGTCCATACCGACTTTGTGTTGGCAGGACTTGCTGAAGAATTTGGATTTTTGGGTGTTTTGAGTGTTGTTGTTATTTTTATGTGGATGATTCAACGCATATTTAAAATAGCAAACAGAACAAAAGACACAAGCATCTATCTTTTCAGCATCGGCATCGGATTGATTCTCTCTTTTTCATTTCTGGTCAATGCATATGGAATAAGCGGTATAACGCCTATTAAAGGGATTTCAGTTCCTTTTCTCTCTTACGGAGGTTCTGCGATGCTTGGTGCTGCTTTTGGTGTAGGCATGGTGTTGATGGCATCTAAAAAAGCGAAAATGGATTAA
- the murG gene encoding undecaprenyldiphospho-muramoylpentapeptide beta-N-acetylglucosaminyltransferase produces the protein MKLCITGGGTGGHLMIAESLSEAAAADGNEVIFIGSTSGQDKKYFQEHSNFSHVYFLETTGVVNQKGSAKLKALYKVFKAFLQARKILKKHKIQATYSVGGFSAAPASFASLSLFIPLFIHEQNSVEGRLNSLLKKYAKSFVSAYDENSPIQGYPVKEFYYKNARVRDELKTIIFLGGSHGAKAINDLALSVAHKLQKMGIAIIHQAGETDYERVKQEYEKLGVAVELYAFTKNLPELITRADLAVSRAGASTLWELTANGCPAFFVPYPYAAGDHQYYNAQFLVKNNLAWCEREGQNLKPKLIKVFKNPELKEKSEKLLEYVTQDVAQQMIQDVQKKLK, from the coding sequence ATGAAATTATGTATTACAGGCGGCGGAACAGGTGGACACTTGATGATTGCAGAGTCTTTGTCTGAGGCTGCAGCAGCTGATGGAAATGAAGTAATATTTATTGGCTCAACCTCAGGACAGGATAAAAAATATTTTCAAGAACATAGTAACTTTTCTCATGTTTACTTTTTAGAAACGACGGGTGTTGTCAACCAAAAAGGCAGTGCAAAACTCAAAGCTTTATATAAAGTTTTTAAGGCTTTTTTACAGGCAAGAAAAATTTTAAAAAAACATAAAATTCAAGCAACTTACAGTGTAGGCGGATTTTCTGCAGCACCGGCATCTTTTGCCTCTTTGAGCCTTTTTATTCCACTTTTTATACATGAACAAAATTCAGTAGAGGGGCGCTTGAACTCACTGTTGAAAAAATATGCCAAAAGTTTTGTCTCAGCCTATGATGAAAATTCTCCAATACAAGGTTATCCGGTAAAAGAGTTCTATTATAAAAATGCCAGGGTAAGAGACGAGCTTAAAACCATTATATTTTTAGGCGGTTCTCACGGCGCAAAAGCTATCAATGATTTGGCACTCAGTGTCGCACACAAACTGCAAAAAATGGGTATAGCTATCATTCATCAAGCAGGTGAGACAGATTATGAAAGAGTAAAGCAGGAGTATGAAAAGCTTGGTGTTGCGGTTGAACTTTATGCCTTTACGAAAAACCTGCCGGAGTTGATTACACGTGCTGATTTGGCAGTTTCACGTGCAGGCGCTTCAACTTTATGGGAACTCACAGCAAACGGATGTCCGGCATTTTTTGTTCCTTACCCGTATGCAGCAGGCGACCATCAGTACTATAATGCACAGTTTCTTGTCAAAAATAATTTGGCTTGGTGCGAGAGAGAAGGCCAAAATTTAAAACCAAAACTGATCAAAGTGTTTAAAAATCCCGAGCTTAAAGAAAAAAGTGAAAAACTTTTAGAGTATGTAACCCAGGATGTCGCACAACAGATGATACAAGATGTACAAAAGAAGCTCAAATGA
- a CDS encoding DedA family protein, giving the protein MIQELAQQLVDLIFDWGYLGIFIMMVIESSFIPFPSEIVLVPAGYLASKGDMSITYIMGSALGGSLLGAFINYYLALTLGRKFLLKFGKYFFIFPETLDKMERYFKSHGHISTFTGRLIPGIRQLISIPAGLARMNIVEFSIFTTLGAGIWALVLTLLGYFIGANEALIHEYLKEITIIVLVLLVILVWIYYTYQKRKA; this is encoded by the coding sequence ATGATACAAGAACTGGCACAACAATTAGTTGATTTGATATTTGACTGGGGATATCTGGGCATTTTTATTATGATGGTTATAGAGTCCTCTTTTATTCCTTTTCCGAGTGAAATTGTTTTGGTTCCTGCCGGGTATTTGGCATCTAAGGGAGATATGAGCATCACTTATATTATGGGCAGTGCTTTGGGAGGTTCCCTTCTTGGTGCCTTTATAAACTACTATTTGGCACTGACTTTGGGACGTAAATTTCTTTTGAAATTCGGCAAATATTTTTTTATTTTTCCAGAAACACTTGATAAAATGGAGCGTTATTTTAAAAGTCACGGACATATTTCCACTTTTACAGGAAGACTCATCCCCGGGATTCGTCAGCTTATTTCTATACCGGCAGGACTTGCACGTATGAATATTGTCGAATTTTCGATATTTACAACCTTGGGTGCCGGAATATGGGCGCTGGTTTTGACACTTTTGGGTTATTTCATAGGCGCAAATGAAGCCTTGATTCATGAATACTTAAAAGAAATAACTATAATAGTTTTGGTTTTGTTAGTAATATTAGTGTGGATATACTACACTTATCAAAAAAGAAAGGCGTAA
- a CDS encoding DUF420 domain-containing protein, with product MDYMFAQGFLGTRAPLFMDVVTLIVAVLPVLVYGAIKLARQKLYKAHALSQNLIFIVSVIVVGYFEYGVRIGGGFDAFIKGSGVSHTYVSIVLGLHVIIAVLTLIYWSITIVKADYQFSKRLIPGPKSNEHKVLALKTFLGIVFTSFSGIWVYLLLFVY from the coding sequence ATGGATTATATGTTTGCACAAGGGTTTTTGGGAACAAGAGCACCTTTGTTTATGGATGTGGTGACACTTATTGTGGCTGTTCTTCCAGTGCTTGTTTACGGCGCTATAAAGCTGGCAAGACAAAAGCTTTACAAAGCACATGCTTTGAGTCAGAATCTTATTTTTATCGTATCAGTGATAGTTGTAGGGTACTTTGAATATGGTGTGCGTATTGGCGGCGGTTTTGATGCTTTTATAAAGGGAAGCGGTGTTTCGCATACTTATGTTTCAATTGTGTTAGGCTTACATGTAATAATTGCAGTGTTGACACTGATTTACTGGAGTATTACAATTGTTAAGGCAGATTATCAATTTTCCAAAAGATTAATACCGGGACCAAAGTCCAATGAGCATAAAGTTTTGGCTTTAAAAACTTTTTTAGGTATAGTTTTTACTTCATTTAGCGGTATCTGGGTTTATTTGCTGTTGTTTGTATATTAA
- the bcp gene encoding thioredoxin-dependent thiol peroxidase — protein sequence MIEVGDKAPDFCLPNQDDVEMCLRDLKGKWIVLYFYPRDNTPGCTTEACEFTEAAPDFSSLDAVILGVSADTTKKHRNFIEKHDLGITLLSDESTDMMQKYGVWQLKKNYGKEYMGIVRSTFIIDPQGIVRAKWEKVRVKGHIETVKEKLEELQN from the coding sequence ATGATAGAAGTCGGAGACAAGGCACCGGATTTTTGCCTGCCGAATCAAGATGATGTTGAGATGTGTTTACGGGATTTAAAAGGAAAATGGATAGTACTCTATTTTTATCCCAGAGACAATACGCCGGGATGCACAACAGAAGCCTGTGAATTTACTGAGGCGGCACCGGATTTTTCATCTTTAGATGCTGTGATACTCGGTGTGAGCGCAGACACTACGAAAAAACATAGAAATTTTATTGAGAAGCATGACTTGGGCATTACACTTTTGAGTGATGAGAGTACAGATATGATGCAAAAGTATGGTGTGTGGCAGTTAAAGAAAAACTATGGTAAAGAGTACATGGGTATAGTCCGTTCGACATTCATCATAGACCCTCAGGGCATAGTTCGTGCAAAATGGGAAAAAGTTCGAGTAAAAGGGCATATCGAAACGGTTAAAGAAAAACTGGAAGAACTTCAAAATTAA